The following are encoded together in the Bacillus sp. V2I10 genome:
- the sdhB gene encoding succinate dehydrogenase iron-sulfur subunit: MNSEKKVVRFIITRQDQPGAAPYDETFEIPYRPNMNVISALMEIRRNPVNSQGKETTPITWDMNCLEEVCGACSMVINGKPRQSCTALVDQLEQPIRLQPMRTFPVVRDLQVDRSRMFDSLKKVKAWIPIDGTYDLGPGPRMPEKKRQWAYELSKCMTCGVCLEACPNVNSNSDFIGPAPLSQVRLFNAHPTGALNKAERLESIMGDGGLANCGNSQNCVQSCPKGIPLTTSIAALNRDTTFQAFRNFFGSDQV, translated from the coding sequence ATGAACAGTGAAAAGAAAGTAGTTCGTTTTATTATTACTCGCCAAGACCAGCCCGGAGCAGCCCCTTATGATGAAACGTTTGAGATTCCTTATCGTCCAAATATGAACGTGATTTCTGCTTTAATGGAGATCAGACGAAATCCAGTTAACTCACAAGGGAAAGAAACAACTCCGATTACTTGGGATATGAACTGTCTCGAAGAGGTGTGCGGAGCATGTTCTATGGTGATTAACGGCAAGCCGCGGCAGTCTTGTACAGCCCTTGTTGACCAGCTCGAGCAGCCAATTCGCCTCCAGCCGATGAGAACATTTCCTGTTGTCCGCGACCTTCAGGTTGACCGCAGCAGAATGTTTGATTCCCTGAAAAAAGTAAAGGCCTGGATTCCAATTGATGGCACCTATGACTTAGGCCCTGGCCCGCGTATGCCTGAGAAAAAACGTCAGTGGGCATATGAATTATCAAAATGCATGACTTGCGGTGTCTGCTTAGAGGCTTGTCCGAATGTAAACAGCAATTCAGATTTCATCGGCCCTGCTCCGCTTTCACAAGTCCGCTTGTTTAATGCTCACCCAACTGGAGCATTAAATAAAGCAGAACGTCTGGAATCCATTATGGGAGACGGAGGTCTTGCCAACTGCGGAAACTCTCAGAACTGTGTGCAGTCATGTCCTAAAGGCATTCCTTTAACAACTTCAATTGCTGCACTCAACAGAGATACAACGTTCCAGGCATTCCGTAATTTCTTCGGAAGCGATCAGGTTTAA
- the gerE gene encoding spore germination transcription factor GerE, whose product MKEKEFQSKPLLTKREREVFELLVQDKTTKEIAGELFISEKTVRNHISNAMQKLGVKGRSQAVVELLRMGELEL is encoded by the coding sequence TTGAAAGAGAAAGAGTTTCAATCAAAGCCATTACTCACGAAAAGAGAGAGAGAAGTATTCGAATTATTAGTTCAAGACAAAACAACGAAAGAAATAGCGGGCGAGCTCTTTATTAGTGAAAAGACAGTTCGGAACCATATTTCCAATGCGATGCAAAAGCTTGGTGTTAAGGGGAGATCACAAGCTGTTGTTGAGCTCCTTCGTATGGGTGAACTTGAGCTCTAA
- a CDS encoding succinate dehydrogenase cytochrome b558 subunit — MAGNREYLNRRLHSLLGVIPVGVFLIQHLVVNNFATRGEEAFNNAAHFMESLPFRVVLETFIIFLPLLYHAIYGIYIAFTAKNNVSKFGYFRNWMFMLQRITGVITLIFVSWHVWETRIAAAFGAEVNFDMMASIFSNPFMIVFYVVGVVSTIFHFANGLWSFAVSWGITVTPRSQLISTYVTIALFLALSYVGVSTIFAFV; from the coding sequence ATGGCTGGAAACAGAGAATATTTAAACCGCAGACTTCATTCTTTGCTTGGAGTTATCCCGGTTGGCGTCTTCTTAATTCAGCATCTTGTTGTAAATAACTTTGCAACAAGAGGAGAAGAAGCGTTTAATAATGCTGCACATTTTATGGAAAGCTTGCCATTTAGAGTTGTTCTGGAAACTTTTATTATATTCCTGCCGCTTTTATACCATGCGATCTATGGAATTTACATTGCGTTTACAGCTAAAAATAATGTAAGCAAGTTTGGCTACTTCCGTAACTGGATGTTTATGCTTCAAAGGATTACAGGCGTGATTACATTAATCTTTGTATCCTGGCATGTATGGGAAACAAGAATTGCAGCCGCATTTGGCGCCGAAGTGAATTTTGACATGATGGCCTCCATTTTCAGTAATCCATTCATGATTGTATTTTATGTTGTAGGTGTTGTTTCAACGATTTTCCACTTTGCAAACGGACTGTGGTCATTTGCTGTGAGCTGGGGAATTACTGTGACTCCAAGATCTCAGCTGATCTCAACTTATGTGACGATCGCACTTTTCCTGGCTTTATCTTACGTTGGAGTCAGTACTATTTTTGCATTTGTTTGA
- a CDS encoding electron transfer flavoprotein subunit alpha/FixB family protein produces MARKVLVLGEVRDQSLRNVSFEAIAAGKTISEGGEVSAVLVGDSVASLAEEMIHYGADRVITVEDEKLKTYTPDGYSQALLAVIEAEKPEGLVFGHTALGKDLSPKIAAKIGSGLISDATDLESAGGNVVFTRPIYSGKAFEKKIVTDGTIFATIRPNNIAPLEKDETRTGEVSSVTAEIKDLRTIVKEVVRKATEGVDLSEAKVIVAGGRGVKSTEGFNPLKELSDVLGGAVGASRGACDADYCDYSLQIGQTGKVVTPDLYIACGISGAIQHLAGMSNSKIIVAINKDPEANIFKVADYGIVGDLFEVVPMLTEEFKKLKVHS; encoded by the coding sequence ATGGCAAGAAAAGTACTGGTATTGGGAGAAGTACGCGATCAATCATTGCGCAATGTTTCTTTTGAAGCAATTGCTGCAGGTAAAACGATTTCTGAAGGCGGCGAGGTTTCAGCCGTTTTAGTAGGAGACAGCGTTGCATCGTTAGCTGAAGAAATGATTCATTATGGCGCAGACCGTGTCATTACAGTTGAAGATGAGAAATTGAAAACGTATACACCTGACGGCTATTCACAGGCATTGCTTGCCGTTATCGAAGCAGAAAAACCGGAAGGTCTTGTTTTCGGGCATACAGCTCTTGGAAAAGACTTATCGCCAAAAATCGCTGCTAAGATTGGATCCGGTCTTATTTCAGATGCTACAGATTTAGAAAGTGCAGGCGGAAATGTCGTTTTCACCCGTCCGATCTATTCAGGAAAAGCTTTCGAGAAAAAGATTGTGACAGACGGAACAATTTTTGCAACAATCAGACCAAATAACATTGCTCCGCTTGAAAAAGATGAAACAAGAACAGGTGAAGTTTCTTCTGTTACCGCAGAGATCAAAGATCTTCGCACAATCGTAAAAGAAGTGGTGCGTAAAGCAACAGAAGGCGTGGATCTTTCTGAAGCTAAAGTCATTGTAGCCGGCGGACGCGGAGTAAAAAGCACAGAAGGCTTTAATCCGCTGAAGGAACTATCAGATGTTCTCGGCGGAGCAGTTGGAGCTTCCCGCGGTGCCTGCGATGCTGATTATTGCGACTACTCCCTGCAAATCGGCCAAACAGGAAAAGTGGTAACTCCTGATCTATACATTGCATGCGGTATTTCTGGAGCAATCCAGCATTTAGCCGGAATGTCTAACTCAAAGATTATTGTAGCAATTAATAAAGATCCTGAAGCAAACATTTTCAAAGTAGCCGATTATGGAATTGTAGGAGATTTATTTGAAGTTGTTCCTATGTTAACAGAAGAGTTTAAAAAATTAAAAGTTCATTCATAA
- a CDS encoding YslB family protein, with product MQVPAFAYELLREVLIPDILGRESASMLYWAGKSLARKYPAESIEELIAFFSLAGFGTLSLVHKKKDEMEFQLEGELIKTRFKTMKEPSFQLEAGFLAQQVQRMNKQITETYEQVKKRADKVHFTVKWDYKDMEFDND from the coding sequence ATGCAAGTGCCCGCATTCGCCTATGAGCTGTTAAGAGAGGTTCTCATTCCGGATATTCTCGGTAGAGAATCCGCATCTATGCTTTACTGGGCAGGTAAAAGCCTTGCGCGCAAATATCCTGCTGAATCAATAGAAGAGCTTATTGCTTTCTTTTCATTAGCCGGCTTTGGAACTCTTTCATTGGTACATAAGAAAAAAGATGAAATGGAATTTCAGCTTGAAGGCGAACTGATCAAAACAAGATTCAAAACGATGAAAGAGCCTTCTTTTCAGCTTGAAGCGGGATTTCTGGCACAGCAGGTGCAGAGAATGAACAAGCAGATAACAGAAACCTATGAACAAGTAAAAAAACGTGCGGATAAAGTGCACTTTACAGTGAAATGGGATTACAAAGACATGGAGTTCGACAACGATTAA
- a CDS encoding thioesterase family protein: protein MKQISYIELPFQEWKDSFSFYLPIKVRFSETDMFGHMNNTAPISYFEEARIEFLKHAGIMENWLKKDGELIPVVADIHCDYVKQVFFDEKIRLYVKVASIGNSSMDLHYCAVNEKNEVCFTGRGTVVQISKYNGKSVPFLEVEKKILTQSAIFAT, encoded by the coding sequence ATGAAACAAATCTCTTACATAGAGCTGCCTTTTCAGGAATGGAAAGATTCTTTTTCTTTTTACTTACCGATAAAAGTGCGTTTTTCCGAAACAGATATGTTTGGACATATGAACAATACGGCGCCAATTTCATATTTTGAAGAAGCGCGGATTGAGTTCCTTAAGCACGCAGGAATTATGGAAAACTGGCTGAAAAAAGACGGGGAGCTGATTCCTGTCGTTGCAGATATTCATTGTGATTACGTGAAACAGGTCTTTTTTGATGAGAAAATCCGCCTTTATGTAAAAGTGGCATCTATCGGAAATTCATCGATGGATCTGCATTATTGTGCTGTGAATGAAAAAAATGAAGTTTGCTTTACAGGACGAGGCACCGTTGTGCAAATATCTAAATACAATGGAAAAAGTGTACCCTTTCTGGAAGTGGAGAAAAAGATCCTTACTCAGTCTGCCATATTTGCCACTTGA
- the sdhA gene encoding succinate dehydrogenase flavoprotein subunit, which produces MSKGRIIVVGGGLAGLMATIKAAETGVHVDLFSLVPVKRSHSVCAQGGINGAVNTKGEGDSPWEHFDDTVYGGDFLANQPPVKAMCEAAPSIIHLLDRMGVMFNRTPEGLLDFRRFGGTQHHRTAFAGATTGQQLLYALDEQVRRYEVAGLVTKYEGWEFLGAVIDDDGVCRGITGQDLTTMEMKSFRSDAVIMATGGPGIIFGKSTNSVINTGSAASIVYQQGVHYANGEFIQIHPTAIPGDDKLRLMSESARGEGGRVWTYKDGKPWYFLEEKYPAYGNLVPRDIATREIFDVCVSQKLGINGENMVYLDLSHKDPKELDIKLGGIIEIYEKFMGDDPRKLPMKIFPAVHYSMGGLWVDYDQMTNIPGLFAAGECDYSMHGANRLGANSLLSAIYGGMVAGPKAVEYVSGLEVSAEDLSSSLFDGHVKQEEEKLQNIMNLNGTENAYVLHKELGEWMTDNVTVVRYNDKLLKTDEKIQELLERYDNININDTAKWSNQGATFTRQLQNMLQMSRVVTIGAYNRNESRGAHYKPDFPERNDEEFLKTTMATFAGQKAAPKFHYEEVDVSLIEPRKRDYSKKKKGE; this is translated from the coding sequence ATGAGTAAAGGTAGAATAATAGTCGTCGGTGGTGGCTTAGCGGGCCTAATGGCTACGATCAAAGCTGCAGAAACTGGCGTTCATGTAGATTTATTTTCTTTAGTTCCTGTTAAGCGCTCTCATTCCGTTTGTGCTCAGGGCGGAATTAACGGAGCAGTTAACACGAAAGGGGAAGGCGATTCTCCTTGGGAGCATTTCGATGATACTGTATACGGCGGGGACTTCCTTGCGAATCAGCCTCCTGTAAAAGCAATGTGCGAAGCTGCACCTTCCATTATCCATTTGCTTGACCGCATGGGAGTTATGTTCAACCGTACTCCAGAGGGTCTTCTTGACTTCCGCCGCTTTGGAGGAACACAGCATCACCGTACAGCATTTGCCGGCGCAACAACTGGCCAGCAGCTGCTATATGCGCTTGATGAGCAGGTTCGACGCTATGAGGTTGCTGGATTAGTAACGAAGTATGAAGGCTGGGAATTCCTTGGTGCTGTCATCGATGATGATGGAGTCTGCCGCGGAATTACCGGACAAGACTTAACAACAATGGAAATGAAATCATTCCGCTCGGATGCAGTTATTATGGCAACAGGCGGACCAGGAATCATTTTCGGAAAATCAACGAACTCTGTCATCAACACGGGGTCAGCTGCTTCAATCGTCTATCAGCAAGGTGTTCATTATGCAAATGGAGAATTTATTCAAATTCATCCAACGGCTATTCCCGGAGACGATAAGCTCCGCCTGATGAGTGAGTCAGCACGCGGGGAAGGCGGACGTGTCTGGACGTATAAAGACGGTAAGCCTTGGTATTTCCTTGAGGAAAAATATCCTGCATACGGAAACCTTGTGCCTCGTGATATTGCAACACGCGAAATTTTTGACGTGTGTGTTTCACAAAAGCTTGGAATCAATGGAGAGAACATGGTTTACCTTGATCTTTCTCATAAAGATCCGAAAGAGCTTGATATCAAACTTGGCGGAATCATTGAAATCTATGAAAAATTCATGGGTGATGATCCCCGCAAGCTTCCAATGAAAATTTTCCCGGCTGTTCATTATTCTATGGGCGGACTATGGGTTGATTATGATCAAATGACGAATATCCCTGGATTATTTGCTGCAGGCGAGTGTGATTACTCGATGCATGGAGCTAACCGATTAGGTGCCAACTCATTATTGTCTGCTATTTACGGCGGTATGGTTGCCGGACCAAAAGCAGTTGAATATGTGAGCGGTCTTGAAGTATCCGCTGAAGATCTCTCTTCTTCATTATTTGACGGTCATGTGAAGCAGGAAGAAGAAAAATTGCAAAATATCATGAACTTAAATGGCACTGAAAATGCTTATGTCCTTCATAAAGAGCTTGGCGAATGGATGACTGACAATGTAACGGTTGTCCGATACAACGATAAGCTTCTTAAAACAGATGAAAAAATTCAAGAGCTTCTTGAAAGATATGACAATATCAACATCAATGATACTGCGAAATGGAGCAACCAGGGTGCGACGTTTACGCGTCAATTGCAAAACATGCTTCAAATGTCACGTGTTGTGACAATTGGTGCCTATAACCGCAATGAAAGCCGCGGTGCTCATTACAAACCGGACTTCCCTGAACGTAATGACGAAGAATTCCTAAAAACGACAATGGCCACATTTGCCGGTCAAAAAGCTGCTCCTAAGTTCCACTATGAAGAAGTGGATGTAAGCTTAATTGAACCGCGTAAACGCGACTATTCGAAGAAGAAAAAGGGGGAATAA
- a CDS encoding aspartate kinase has translation MGLVVQKFGGTSVGSPEKIMNAARRVIEEKNNGNNVVVVVSAMGKTTDHLVTLAAEITQKPSKREMDMLLSTGEQVTISLLTMALQAQGYDAVSYTGWQAGIKTENVHSNARISGIDSDKINEQLQAGKVVVVAGFQGLADGQEITTLGRGGSDTTAVALAASLKADKCDIYTDVTGVFTTDPRFVKSARKLDGISYDEMLELANLGAGVLHPRAVEFAKNYGVPLEVRSSSEKERGTLIEEETKMEQNLVVRGIAFEDQVSRITVCGLPSGLLTLSTIFKTLASHGINVDIIIQSSTDSSLASLSFSVKTGDVEETVHVLETYQSELGFEKIESEGGLSKVSIVGSGMVSNPGVAAEMFHVLAQEGIEVKMVSTSEIKVSTVISHEDMVKAVEALHDAFELSQHPAEVL, from the coding sequence ATGGGTTTAGTTGTACAAAAATTTGGAGGCACATCTGTTGGATCTCCGGAAAAAATCATGAATGCTGCAAGAAGAGTAATCGAGGAAAAAAATAATGGGAATAATGTCGTTGTTGTTGTTTCAGCAATGGGGAAAACAACGGATCATTTAGTTACCCTGGCAGCGGAAATCACTCAAAAACCAAGCAAGCGCGAAATGGATATGCTGCTTTCAACTGGTGAACAAGTGACGATCTCTCTTTTGACTATGGCTCTTCAGGCACAAGGATACGATGCTGTTTCATACACAGGATGGCAGGCTGGCATAAAGACTGAAAATGTCCACAGCAATGCGAGAATTTCAGGGATTGATTCAGATAAAATCAATGAGCAGCTCCAAGCAGGAAAAGTTGTTGTCGTTGCAGGCTTTCAGGGACTTGCAGACGGACAGGAAATAACGACGCTCGGCCGCGGCGGTTCAGATACGACAGCTGTTGCATTGGCAGCTTCTCTTAAAGCAGATAAATGCGATATTTATACAGATGTAACAGGTGTATTTACGACAGATCCGCGTTTTGTAAAAAGTGCAAGAAAGTTAGACGGCATCTCATATGATGAAATGCTCGAGCTTGCTAATCTTGGCGCAGGTGTCCTTCACCCCCGTGCTGTTGAATTTGCAAAAAATTACGGAGTTCCTTTGGAAGTCAGATCAAGCTCAGAAAAAGAAAGAGGCACTTTAATTGAGGAGGAAACAAAGATGGAACAGAATTTAGTTGTAAGAGGAATTGCGTTTGAAGATCAAGTATCACGAATCACGGTTTGCGGATTGCCAAGCGGCCTCCTGACCCTGTCTACTATTTTCAAAACACTTGCAAGCCACGGGATTAATGTGGATATTATTATTCAAAGTTCGACAGACAGCAGCTTGGCCTCTCTCTCCTTTTCTGTGAAAACAGGTGATGTGGAAGAAACCGTTCATGTTCTTGAAACCTATCAATCCGAGCTTGGCTTTGAAAAAATAGAATCAGAAGGCGGTCTTTCAAAAGTCTCCATCGTCGGTTCTGGCATGGTCTCAAATCCGGGAGTGGCGGCAGAAATGTTCCATGTTCTTGCTCAAGAAGGTATTGAAGTGAAAATGGTCAGCACGTCTGAAATTAAAGTGTCAACTGTTATCAGCCATGAAGATATGGTGAAGGCGGTAGAAGCGCTGCATGATGCCTTTGAATTATCACAGCATCCTGCAGAAGTGCTGTAA
- the trxA gene encoding thioredoxin: MAITNVTDQTFTTETSEGVVLADFWAPWCGPCKMIAPVLEELDQELGDKVKIVKLDVDENQETAGKYGVMSIPTLLVFKNGEVVDKTVGFQPKEALAELLNKHA, encoded by the coding sequence ATGGCAATTACTAATGTAACAGATCAAACCTTTACAACTGAAACTAGCGAAGGTGTCGTTCTGGCAGACTTTTGGGCTCCTTGGTGCGGACCTTGTAAAATGATTGCACCAGTTCTTGAAGAGCTTGATCAGGAACTAGGCGATAAAGTGAAAATCGTTAAGCTTGATGTTGATGAAAACCAAGAAACTGCAGGCAAATACGGCGTTATGAGTATTCCTACATTGCTTGTTTTCAAAAATGGCGAAGTTGTTGACAAAACAGTCGGCTTCCAGCCTAAAGAAGCATTAGCAGAACTATTAAATAAACACGCATAA
- a CDS encoding MarR family winged helix-turn-helix transcriptional regulator, translating to MTVHNDVLSDKMVADMEKSLRHISVMVKQKGREILNQFPITPPQFVALQWLSEHGDMTVGELSNKMYLACSTTTDLVDRMEKNKLVVRIKDPNDRRVVRVHLLEEGQRIIEEVIQKRQQYLKNVIKNYDMQEIIQLESSLMKLHLEMREE from the coding sequence ATGACAGTTCATAATGATGTATTAAGTGATAAAATGGTAGCTGATATGGAGAAATCCCTAAGGCATATTTCTGTTATGGTCAAACAGAAGGGCAGGGAGATTCTTAATCAATTTCCGATTACACCGCCTCAATTCGTAGCGCTGCAATGGCTTTCAGAACATGGCGACATGACAGTCGGTGAATTATCTAATAAAATGTACCTTGCATGCAGCACCACAACAGATCTTGTTGACCGAATGGAGAAAAACAAACTGGTAGTAAGGATTAAAGACCCAAATGACCGAAGAGTTGTGAGGGTGCATCTTCTTGAAGAAGGGCAGCGCATCATTGAAGAAGTTATACAAAAGCGTCAACAATACTTAAAGAATGTAATCAAAAATTATGATATGCAGGAAATTATCCAGCTTGAAAGCTCATTAATGAAATTACATCTAGAAATGAGAGAAGAATGA
- the uvrC gene encoding excinuclease ABC subunit UvrC — translation MEQLIKEKLALLPDQPGCYLMKDRFGTIIYVGKAKVLKNRVRSYFTGSHDGKTQRLVNEIKDFEYIVTSSNIEALILELNLIKKHDPKYNVMLKDDKTYPFIKITAERHPRLIVTRNVKKDNGKYFGPYPNVQAARETKKLLDRLYPLRKCSTLPDRVCLYYHMGQCLAPCVYKVTQEQNRQMVDEMSRFLKGGFKQIKEELSKKMLAAAENLDFERAKEYRDSIAHIDATMEKQKMALNDFVDRDVFGYSYDKGWMCVQVFFIRQGKLIERDIAMFPLYQEPEEEFLTFLGQFYSKNNHILPKEILLPESVDHEMAEQLLHVSAIHPKRGKKKDLVLLAHQNAKIALKEKFSLIERDEERTIKAIDQLGEKMGIYTPARIEAFDNSNIQGTDPVSAMIVFIDGKPAKKEYRKYKIKTVQGPDDYESMREVVRRRYTRVLKEELPLPDLIIIDGGKGHLAAAQDVLENELGLSIPVAGLVKDEKHRTSNLMIGSPPTVIELERNSQEFYLLQRIQDEVHRFAITFHRQTRGKTAFQSILDDIPGVGEKRRKTLLKHFGSVKKMKDASLEELIAAGIPANIAQLIAAKLQE, via the coding sequence ATGGAACAACTAATAAAAGAAAAGCTGGCACTTCTGCCAGATCAGCCGGGCTGTTATTTAATGAAAGACCGATTCGGAACCATTATCTATGTGGGAAAAGCAAAAGTGCTTAAAAACAGGGTTCGGTCTTACTTTACCGGCTCACATGACGGCAAGACACAAAGGCTTGTAAATGAAATCAAGGATTTTGAATATATCGTCACATCTTCGAACATCGAGGCGCTGATCTTAGAATTAAATCTAATTAAAAAGCATGATCCTAAATACAACGTTATGCTAAAGGATGATAAAACGTATCCATTTATTAAAATTACAGCTGAACGTCATCCGCGTCTTATTGTCACAAGGAATGTCAAAAAAGATAATGGAAAATACTTTGGTCCATATCCTAACGTACAGGCTGCGAGAGAGACGAAAAAGCTGCTGGACCGGCTATATCCGCTTAGAAAATGTTCAACGCTTCCAGACCGCGTTTGCCTTTATTATCATATGGGTCAGTGTCTGGCCCCGTGTGTCTATAAGGTGACACAAGAGCAAAACCGTCAAATGGTCGATGAGATGTCCCGTTTTTTAAAAGGCGGTTTCAAGCAGATTAAAGAAGAACTTTCAAAGAAGATGCTTGCTGCTGCTGAAAATTTGGATTTCGAACGGGCAAAGGAATATCGTGATTCCATCGCCCATATTGATGCAACCATGGAAAAACAGAAAATGGCGCTGAATGATTTTGTCGATCGTGATGTGTTTGGCTATTCCTATGATAAAGGATGGATGTGCGTTCAGGTTTTCTTCATCCGTCAGGGCAAATTGATAGAACGTGATATTGCTATGTTTCCGCTGTATCAGGAGCCAGAAGAAGAATTCTTAACATTTCTTGGCCAATTTTACTCCAAAAACAATCATATTCTGCCTAAAGAAATTCTGCTGCCTGAAAGTGTGGACCATGAAATGGCAGAGCAGCTTCTTCATGTTTCAGCCATTCACCCTAAGCGCGGAAAGAAAAAGGATCTTGTATTGCTTGCACACCAAAATGCCAAAATTGCTTTAAAAGAAAAATTTTCTCTCATCGAGCGTGATGAAGAAAGAACAATCAAAGCAATTGATCAGCTTGGTGAAAAAATGGGCATCTATACACCTGCAAGAATCGAAGCTTTTGATAATTCAAATATTCAAGGGACAGACCCTGTATCTGCAATGATTGTGTTTATAGATGGAAAGCCAGCCAAAAAAGAATACCGCAAGTACAAAATTAAAACAGTGCAGGGACCTGATGATTACGAATCTATGCGTGAAGTTGTCCGCAGAAGGTACACGCGGGTGTTGAAAGAGGAACTGCCTCTTCCAGATTTGATAATCATCGACGGAGGCAAGGGGCATCTGGCTGCAGCACAGGACGTTCTGGAAAATGAACTGGGTTTATCGATCCCTGTTGCAGGACTTGTGAAGGATGAGAAGCACCGGACCTCTAATTTAATGATCGGAAGTCCGCCAACTGTTATTGAACTTGAACGCAACAGCCAGGAGTTTTATCTGCTGCAGCGTATCCAGGATGAAGTGCATCGCTTTGCGATTACTTTTCACAGACAGACAAGAGGAAAAACAGCCTTTCAATCGATTTTGGATGATATACCGGGAGTAGGGGAAAAACGGCGCAAAACCCTGCTGAAGCATTTCGGATCCGTGAAAAAAATGAAAGATGCAAGCCTTGAGGAGCTGATTGCGGCAGGGATTCCGGCAAACATAGCACAGCTTATTGCAGCAAAATTGCAAGAATAG
- a CDS encoding electron transfer flavoprotein subunit beta/FixA family protein, with the protein MNIYVIMKKTFDTEEKITLQNGKINEDGAEFIINPYDEYAIEEAIQIRDANSGEVTVVTIGGEESEKELRTALAMGCDKAVLINTEDDLEDGDQFTTSKILAEYFKDKDADLIIGGNVAIDGGSGQVGPRLAELLNIPYVTTITKLEIDGNKATVVRDVEGDSEVIETTLPLLVTAQQGLNEPRYPSLPGIMKAKKKPLEELELDDLDLEEDDVEPKTKTIEIYMPPKKEAGKVLQGDLDAQVKELVSLLRNEAKVI; encoded by the coding sequence ATGAATATTTATGTAATCATGAAAAAAACGTTTGATACGGAAGAAAAAATAACGCTTCAAAACGGCAAAATCAATGAAGATGGCGCAGAATTCATTATTAATCCTTATGATGAATATGCCATTGAAGAAGCAATTCAGATCCGCGATGCAAACAGCGGTGAAGTAACAGTAGTGACAATCGGCGGTGAAGAATCTGAAAAAGAATTGCGTACAGCACTTGCTATGGGGTGTGACAAGGCTGTGTTAATTAATACGGAAGACGACCTTGAAGATGGAGATCAATTTACAACCTCTAAAATTCTTGCTGAGTACTTCAAGGATAAAGATGCAGATCTTATCATAGGAGGAAATGTGGCGATTGATGGCGGATCCGGACAAGTAGGACCTCGTCTGGCTGAACTTCTGAATATTCCTTATGTAACAACGATTACAAAGCTTGAGATTGACGGAAACAAAGCAACAGTCGTCCGCGATGTTGAAGGTGATTCAGAAGTAATTGAAACAACATTGCCGCTGCTTGTAACAGCACAGCAGGGATTGAATGAGCCGCGTTACCCATCTTTGCCGGGTATTATGAAAGCAAAGAAAAAGCCTTTAGAAGAATTGGAACTGGATGATCTCGATCTTGAAGAAGATGACGTTGAACCTAAAACAAAGACAATCGAAATTTATATGCCGCCTAAAAAAGAAGCGGGTAAAGTACTTCAGGGCGATCTGGATGCACAAGTGAAGGAATTAGTATCACTTCTTCGCAACGAAGCAAAAGTAATCTAA